A region of Nitrososphaerota archaeon DNA encodes the following proteins:
- a CDS encoding protoheme IX farnesyltransferase, producing the protein MSFSDYVALTKPKIIPLLLMVALGSAVVAARTLPPLVTLFGVLVGGTLASAGALTLNSYLEQEIDSKMK; encoded by the coding sequence TTGAGTTTCTCTGACTACGTTGCACTCACCAAGCCGAAGATTATCCCCCTCCTTCTCATGGTTGCGCTGGGTTCGGCCGTGGTGGCAGCCAGGACGCTCCCACCGCTCGTTACTCTCTTCGGGGTGCTCGTCGGGGGTACCCTCGCCTCGGCCGGGGCGCTCACGCTCAACAGCTACTTGGAACAAGAGATCGACTCGAAGATGAAAA